One genomic region from Saprospiraceae bacterium encodes:
- a CDS encoding aminopeptidase P family protein — protein sequence MNLHFFNSSIYQARRAELANLIGDGLILFVANEESGINYRDNTYPFRQDSNVLYYSGIERAGISILIDAEEGQSYLMGDEASMDDVVWTGPVPSLQELAMWSGIENIITQAQGENLIKKTVTKGLRVHYLPVYRGDHSFKLGSLLGKTPESIASDYSIPLAKAVVQQREIKSNVEITQLEQAIEVSGQMHRIMMTKTKAGMQESEVMAAVRSHCLAANLDIPYSIILSVDGQTLHNHSYHNVMKPGQLLLGDFGSDSHMHYAGDITRTIPVAATFSSFQKDIYNIVLDTLNKAIQAVKAGTKYLDIHLAAAKNIAQSMTQLGFLSGDSDDLVALGAHALFFPHGLGHALGLDVHDMESIGEEYTGYTPDMTRSNQFGLRSLRLAKSLRSGMVLTVEPGIYFIPELISQWKAQGKFKDHIQYDKIERMLPFGGIRIEDNVLVEDQGSKILGPPIPKEIKDVEELRQQAYL from the coding sequence ATGAACTTACATTTCTTTAATTCATCTATTTACCAGGCTCGAAGAGCTGAATTAGCCAACCTGATTGGAGATGGGCTGATCCTATTTGTTGCCAATGAAGAAAGTGGTATAAACTACCGAGACAACACCTACCCCTTTCGTCAAGATAGTAATGTGTTGTACTATAGCGGCATTGAGAGGGCCGGCATCTCCATTTTGATCGACGCCGAGGAAGGCCAAAGCTATCTGATGGGTGATGAAGCCAGTATGGATGATGTTGTTTGGACTGGACCTGTGCCTTCTCTTCAGGAACTAGCCATGTGGTCGGGTATTGAAAATATAATCACTCAGGCTCAAGGCGAGAACCTTATTAAGAAAACGGTGACTAAAGGATTAAGAGTGCATTATCTTCCGGTATATCGAGGGGATCATTCTTTCAAATTGGGATCTTTGCTGGGCAAGACTCCTGAATCTATAGCGTCAGATTACAGTATACCATTAGCCAAAGCTGTAGTCCAACAACGGGAGATTAAGTCAAATGTAGAAATCACCCAATTAGAACAAGCCATAGAGGTATCCGGTCAGATGCATCGTATAATGATGACTAAGACCAAAGCAGGTATGCAGGAGTCTGAAGTTATGGCAGCTGTCCGATCACACTGCCTGGCGGCTAATCTTGATATCCCCTATTCTATCATTCTCTCGGTCGATGGTCAAACCTTACACAATCATTCATATCACAATGTTATGAAGCCAGGGCAGCTTTTATTGGGTGACTTCGGTTCTGACTCACACATGCATTACGCTGGGGATATCACTAGAACCATTCCTGTAGCTGCCACCTTTTCGAGCTTTCAAAAAGACATTTATAACATTGTACTAGATACCCTGAACAAGGCCATTCAAGCTGTCAAAGCCGGTACAAAATACCTCGACATCCACCTTGCAGCTGCTAAGAATATTGCCCAATCAATGACTCAACTCGGGTTCTTATCAGGGGACTCTGATGACCTGGTCGCCTTGGGAGCGCATGCCCTATTTTTTCCGCACGGATTAGGCCATGCGCTTGGTTTGGATGTACATGATATGGAATCCATTGGTGAAGAGTATACAGGCTATACCCCAGATATGACCAGAAGCAACCAATTTGGGTTGCGTTCCCTTCGACTGGCAAAATCCTTACGTTCGGGGATGGTGCTGACAGTAGAGCCCGGCATATATTTCATTCCGGAGCTCATCAGTCAGTGGAAAGCACAGGGGAAGTTTAAAGACCATATTCAATATGATAAAATCGAACGCATGCTGCCTTTTGGCGGCATCAGGATTGAAGACAATGTGCTTGTTGAGGATCAAGGCAGTAAAATACTGGGGCCACCCATACCAAAAGAAATCAAGGATGTAGAAGAATTGAGGCAACAAGCCTACCTTTAA
- a CDS encoding peptidoglycan synthetase has product MRIHIIAMGGAVMHNLSIALHLAGHQVTGSDDEIYNPAKDKLESYHLLPPFGWYPDQIDASIDLVIVGMHAKKDNPELLKAIALNLKVVSYPEYIGLHAQNKKRIVVAGSHGKTSTTSMIMHILKACGVDYDYLVGAPLEGFDLMIKLSDAPLMIIEGDEYLSAPTDPKPKILHYHPQITIITGIAWDHINVFPTHEDYIHVFADYIQSLPSGAKVYHFGKDEELNHLVHKTPRRDISFSDYVAYPHKIKDGTAYLLHAEHEFQIQVFGLHNFENIQAAIRVCSDLGIEETASLQALMSFKGAAKRLQPLFISPDTKIYLDFAHAPSKVKATVKAMRSQFPQFRLICLVELHTYSSLNKDFLPQYAHVLDEADEAIVFFNKHTLEIKRMPDLDIDFVKAAFAKTNLKVFTQNDQLEGYLDKIDKKRTVILFMSSGTFNGVNIKAWALN; this is encoded by the coding sequence ATGCGAATTCATATCATTGCCATGGGCGGAGCTGTCATGCACAATCTGAGTATTGCTTTGCACCTGGCAGGGCATCAAGTCACGGGGTCTGATGATGAGATCTACAATCCTGCCAAAGACAAGCTCGAATCTTATCATTTACTCCCACCTTTTGGATGGTATCCTGACCAAATCGATGCATCGATTGATCTGGTCATCGTAGGGATGCATGCTAAAAAGGACAACCCGGAACTTCTGAAAGCCATTGCCTTAAACTTGAAGGTAGTGTCCTATCCGGAGTACATTGGATTGCATGCTCAAAACAAAAAAAGAATCGTAGTAGCTGGTAGTCATGGCAAGACTTCCACTACTTCCATGATCATGCATATTCTAAAAGCTTGTGGGGTTGATTATGATTATCTCGTAGGGGCTCCATTGGAAGGCTTTGACCTAATGATCAAACTGTCGGATGCCCCTCTCATGATCATTGAGGGCGATGAATATCTCAGTGCTCCGACAGACCCAAAGCCTAAAATATTACATTACCATCCCCAAATCACCATCATCACCGGAATCGCCTGGGATCATATCAATGTCTTTCCTACCCATGAAGATTATATCCATGTGTTTGCAGATTATATTCAATCCTTGCCTTCAGGAGCCAAGGTGTACCATTTTGGTAAAGATGAAGAGCTTAACCATTTAGTCCATAAAACACCCAGGAGGGATATCTCATTTTCTGATTATGTAGCTTATCCACATAAGATTAAGGATGGCACAGCTTATTTGCTACATGCAGAGCATGAATTTCAAATCCAGGTGTTCGGTCTGCATAATTTTGAAAACATTCAAGCTGCGATTAGGGTTTGTTCAGATCTTGGAATCGAAGAAACAGCATCCCTCCAGGCGCTGATGAGTTTTAAAGGTGCTGCCAAAAGATTACAACCATTATTTATATCTCCTGACACCAAGATATATCTCGACTTTGCCCATGCTCCTTCTAAGGTGAAGGCTACCGTAAAGGCTATGCGAAGCCAGTTTCCTCAATTTAGGCTCATATGTCTGGTAGAGCTCCATACTTACAGCAGCCTCAACAAAGATTTTTTGCCACAATATGCTCATGTTTTGGATGAAGCAGATGAAGCAATCGTGTTCTTTAATAAACATACTTTAGAGATAAAAAGGATGCCTGATTTGGATATCGATTTTGTAAAAGCTGCTTTTGCTAAAACCAATTTGAAAGTGTTTACCCAAAACGATCAATTAGAAGGATATTTAGATAAAATAGATAAAAAAAGGACCGTGATTCTTTTCATGAGTAGTGGTACCTTTAATGGGGTAAATATTAAAGCCTGGGCACTTAACTAA
- a CDS encoding mechanosensitive ion channel, whose amino-acid sequence MNVFFRLLKVIGIAILIILNENLQTIFKNSFIPLHFIASIVGFSLFFLLTQLGKDLLLYFYRKRKKIAFNKTDNVTVGIENIYFLVISGVAFYFLLHLLNLKPKDFFTGLTLISAAIAIIMKDYISNIITGMILGFSDKIKIGNYVKIGKYTGEVKDFSLTMITLQDDDDVLIYVPNSSIFTQDLINHTTLDQDINTIHFEVNNKMKIPFRDLEKLIADVMSEFEVAILPGSVQLVVDATHQESTSFKLQYTLNGQDLKLSKNLKYKVLKCVYENTSINGLLNR is encoded by the coding sequence ATGAATGTATTCTTTAGGCTACTAAAAGTGATTGGTATAGCAATACTCATCATCCTCAATGAAAATCTACAGACGATTTTTAAAAACTCCTTCATACCGCTTCATTTTATAGCTAGTATTGTAGGCTTTTCGTTATTCTTTCTATTGACTCAACTGGGAAAAGATTTGTTGCTTTATTTCTATCGAAAACGGAAAAAAATAGCTTTTAATAAAACTGACAATGTCACTGTAGGAATAGAGAATATTTATTTTTTGGTGATTAGTGGAGTGGCTTTTTACTTTTTGCTTCACTTGCTGAATCTCAAACCAAAGGACTTTTTTACTGGATTGACCCTGATTTCAGCTGCCATCGCTATCATCATGAAAGATTATATTTCTAACATTATCACCGGTATGATCTTAGGGTTTTCTGATAAAATAAAAATTGGAAATTATGTAAAAATCGGTAAGTATACAGGAGAAGTAAAGGATTTTTCGCTTACTATGATTACTTTGCAGGATGATGACGATGTGCTCATCTATGTGCCTAATAGTTCTATTTTCACCCAAGACCTCATCAATCATACGACACTTGATCAAGATATAAATACAATACATTTTGAGGTGAACAATAAAATGAAAATTCCATTTAGGGATCTTGAGAAGTTAATCGCCGATGTAATGAGTGAATTTGAGGTTGCTATCTTACCAGGTAGTGTTCAACTGGTAGTGGATGCTACGCATCAGGAAAGTACCTCGTTTAAACTGCAGTATACGCTCAATGGACAGGACCTTAAATTGTCAAAAAATCTTAAGTACAAAGTGTTGAAATGTGTCTACGAAAACACATCAATCAATGGATTACTCAACCGTTGA
- a CDS encoding pyridoxal phosphate-dependent aminotransferase — MSTTEIESILSERVLNMTESATLQMAAMARKMKEQGIDVITLSLGEPDFDTPQHIKDAALKAMQDGHTKYTAVAGNLDLREAIVAKLKRENGLDFKPNQIVVSNGAKQDIANLCMALLNPGDEVIILSPYWVSYSDIVHMFGGKAVLLSASVDEDFKVPASKIAAAITSRTKLIMFSSPCNPSGSVFSHSELKAIAEVVAPHKNIYIMSDEIYEHITFSGQHVSIASFPEVKERTVVINGFSKAFAMTGWRLGYMAAPLFIAEACTKIQGQITSGANSIAQKAGVAALNSDLQPTLDMTAAFKKRRDLIISLLKDIPGFKCNFPTGAFYIFPDISYYFGKTDGQTVINNSDDFALFLLHHAHVATVGGSAFGDDNCFRISYAASEQNIEEAVRRIKKAVTTLH; from the coding sequence ATGTCAACAACAGAAATCGAATCTATTTTAAGTGAGCGGGTGCTTAATATGACCGAGTCAGCAACTTTACAGATGGCTGCCATGGCAAGGAAAATGAAAGAGCAAGGTATCGATGTCATCACCTTGAGTTTAGGTGAGCCTGATTTTGATACTCCTCAACATATCAAGGATGCAGCACTCAAGGCTATGCAAGATGGGCATACTAAATATACTGCTGTAGCGGGCAACCTTGATCTGAGAGAAGCCATAGTTGCCAAATTAAAACGAGAAAACGGACTGGATTTTAAACCAAATCAAATAGTCGTATCTAATGGAGCCAAACAAGACATCGCCAACTTGTGCATGGCCTTACTTAACCCTGGAGATGAGGTCATTATTTTGTCTCCATATTGGGTCTCCTACAGTGATATAGTGCATATGTTTGGAGGCAAAGCTGTACTACTATCAGCCTCTGTAGATGAAGACTTTAAAGTTCCCGCATCCAAGATAGCCGCTGCCATTACTTCAAGGACCAAGCTGATTATGTTTTCGAGCCCGTGTAATCCATCCGGATCAGTATTTAGTCATTCGGAATTGAAGGCAATAGCAGAAGTGGTGGCACCACATAAAAATATTTATATCATGTCTGACGAAATCTATGAACACATCACCTTTAGCGGTCAGCATGTGAGCATAGCGTCGTTTCCGGAGGTGAAAGAGAGGACTGTCGTGATCAATGGCTTTTCAAAAGCCTTTGCTATGACTGGATGGAGATTAGGATATATGGCAGCACCTCTGTTCATAGCTGAAGCTTGTACCAAGATCCAAGGGCAGATTACATCCGGGGCCAATTCGATTGCCCAAAAAGCTGGCGTAGCAGCATTAAATTCTGACCTGCAACCTACCCTGGATATGACTGCAGCCTTTAAAAAAAGAAGGGACTTGATCATTTCACTGTTAAAGGACATCCCCGGGTTTAAATGTAATTTTCCTACCGGTGCCTTTTACATTTTTCCTGATATTAGTTATTATTTTGGTAAAACTGATGGCCAGACAGTCATTAACAATTCGGACGATTTTGCTTTGTTTCTATTGCACCATGCACATGTAGCCACCGTAGGAGGATCCGCCTTTGGTGATGACAATTGTTTCAGAATATCTTATGCCGCCAGCGAACAAAATATTGAAGAAGCCGTCAGAAGAATTAAGAAGGCGGTAACAACCCTTCATTAG
- a CDS encoding GNAT family N-acetyltransferase — MKFFLSEYRHDYSSYTFGYTIYAICESRSDLEFIYSNGFLPYTGNLEIRADIFYKSRGIRIVLDHFSDTSENRRVQRKIASFNIKESVIPIESFDQWDEFFDFAKKYSNVRIGDHKMPLERIKYICSRKYLTHIIQFNQDDKVIGYILVVISDSFMHFWFSFYDTTFLEQNIPLGKWLMWKCIHIAKAMDKSYIYLGNGYQKSSLYKTRDFKGVEYYNGNSWSSDLEKFQLLVSQDEALRPLDDFKLNGDWNQQIESLL; from the coding sequence ATGAAATTTTTTTTATCCGAATATCGCCACGATTATTCCTCTTACACTTTTGGTTATACCATTTATGCAATCTGCGAGTCTAGAAGTGATTTAGAATTTATTTACTCCAATGGTTTCCTACCCTATACCGGCAATCTGGAGATCAGAGCAGATATCTTTTACAAATCAAGAGGTATTCGCATAGTACTTGACCACTTTTCCGATACCAGCGAAAATCGTAGAGTTCAACGAAAAATAGCTTCTTTCAATATTAAAGAGTCGGTCATTCCCATAGAATCTTTTGATCAGTGGGATGAGTTTTTTGATTTCGCCAAAAAATATAGCAACGTACGCATCGGGGATCATAAGATGCCATTAGAGCGTATAAAATATATCTGCTCTAGAAAATATTTGACTCATATCATTCAGTTTAACCAAGATGACAAAGTCATAGGATATATCCTGGTAGTGATTTCTGATTCTTTTATGCACTTTTGGTTTTCATTCTATGATACCACCTTTTTAGAACAAAATATTCCATTAGGTAAATGGTTGATGTGGAAATGTATACATATCGCCAAGGCAATGGATAAAAGCTATATTTATCTGGGCAATGGATATCAAAAATCTTCCCTGTATAAAACAAGAGATTTTAAAGGGGTAGAATATTATAATGGCAACTCCTGGAGCAGCGATCTTGAAAAATTTCAATTGTTAGTCTCCCAGGATGAAGCACTAAGACCCCTGGATGATTTTAAATTAAATGGGGACTGGAATCAGCAGATTGAATCATTGTTATAA
- a CDS encoding SMP-30/gluconolactonase/LRE family protein yields MKKSILIFCGIYLNLCLMSQTPQTIGHLHIFKEEANAFIDPNADIEVLADGFDWAEGPVWWKEEQAILFSDVPRNTVYIWRNNGEGALPYIKPSGYTGVGVYGNEPGSNGLTRDLKGNLLSCEHGDRRISIMPMGRPGGKKTVTDNDGGKRFNSPNDVIVDSKGRIYFTDPPYGMPGKENDPGKETGVFGVYMYANGKTTLIIKDLTRPNGLALSPDEKTLYVAQSDPDKAIYMKYPVLSTGIVGKGSLLLDVTSMAKSGLLGLPDGIKVDDHGNIWGTGPGGVLLISPKGELLARIETGQATANCGWGEDGTVLYITADRYLCKVQTKVKGVPFR; encoded by the coding sequence ATGAAAAAATCTATATTGATTTTTTGCGGGATCTATTTAAATCTCTGCTTAATGAGTCAAACCCCTCAAACTATTGGTCACCTCCATATTTTTAAAGAAGAAGCCAACGCGTTTATTGATCCTAATGCTGATATCGAGGTATTGGCCGATGGGTTTGATTGGGCAGAGGGGCCTGTGTGGTGGAAAGAGGAACAAGCCATTTTGTTTAGTGATGTTCCACGCAATACAGTATATATCTGGAGAAACAATGGTGAAGGAGCACTACCTTATATCAAACCATCAGGATATACTGGAGTAGGGGTGTACGGAAACGAACCAGGGAGCAATGGTCTCACCCGGGATCTCAAAGGAAACCTATTGTCGTGTGAGCATGGTGATCGGAGAATATCTATCATGCCCATGGGACGACCTGGAGGCAAAAAAACAGTTACTGACAATGATGGCGGAAAACGATTTAACTCTCCCAATGATGTGATCGTAGATTCAAAAGGCAGGATCTATTTCACAGATCCACCCTATGGTATGCCAGGCAAAGAAAACGATCCCGGGAAGGAAACAGGCGTGTTTGGAGTGTATATGTATGCCAACGGCAAAACAACATTGATCATTAAAGATCTGACCCGCCCTAATGGTCTGGCATTATCCCCTGATGAAAAGACTCTTTATGTTGCTCAATCAGATCCGGACAAAGCCATTTACATGAAATATCCGGTATTGTCTACCGGCATCGTGGGCAAAGGCAGTTTATTATTAGATGTGACATCGATGGCGAAATCAGGTTTGTTGGGACTGCCAGATGGTATCAAAGTGGACGATCATGGCAATATCTGGGGTACAGGCCCTGGGGGAGTGTTATTGATATCACCTAAAGGCGAATTGCTGGCCAGGATAGAGACAGGGCAAGCTACTGCCAACTGTGGTTGGGGAGAAGATGGCACAGTGCTTTATATTACGGCTGATCGTTATTTATGTAAGGTGCAGACGAAGGTGAAAGGCGTACCCTTCAGATGA
- a CDS encoding acyl-CoA carboxylase subunit beta: MEEKLKNLDSLSILAMQGGGQQRIESQHNKGKLTARERLALLLDDTSFEEIGMLVTHRNTDFDMDQNIYYGDGVVTGYGTIHHRLVYVFAQDFTVFGGSLSETHAQKICVIMDMALQNLAPIIGLNDSGGARIQEGVDSLAGYAEVFYRNTKLSGLIPQLSLIMGPCAGGAVYSPAITDFIVMVDKTSYMFVTGPNVVKTVTNEVVTSDDLGGAQTHAVKSGISHLIAANDVEAINKIKLLLTYLPASYMETAPHYPYILGDEYRMVLNSILPGSSQSPYDVKEIINNLVDENSFFEIQELYAPNLVIGFALIAGRSVGFVANQPNVLAGVLDVHASVKGARFVRFCDSFNIPLIVLVDVPGFLPGTDQEWNGIISQGAKLLYAFCEATVPRITVITRKAYGGAYDVMNSKHIGADFSFAWPSAEIAVMGAKGASEIIFKKEIEAASDPDAKAKEKEYEYAEKFANPYRAASRGYIDAVITPADTRRKLIRALASLRNKKIQRSDKKHGNIPL; the protein is encoded by the coding sequence ATGGAAGAAAAACTGAAAAATTTAGATTCATTATCCATACTTGCCATGCAAGGAGGTGGGCAGCAACGCATTGAATCTCAGCACAATAAAGGAAAGTTGACCGCCAGGGAAAGATTGGCACTTTTGCTGGATGATACCTCCTTTGAAGAAATCGGAATGCTTGTCACCCATCGGAATACAGATTTTGATATGGATCAAAATATTTATTATGGGGATGGGGTAGTGACCGGTTATGGTACTATCCATCACCGATTGGTATATGTCTTTGCCCAGGATTTTACGGTATTTGGAGGTTCTTTGTCGGAGACACATGCTCAGAAAATCTGTGTCATTATGGATATGGCGCTGCAAAATCTGGCCCCTATCATTGGATTAAATGATTCCGGTGGAGCTAGAATACAGGAAGGAGTTGACTCTTTGGCCGGTTACGCAGAGGTTTTTTATAGAAACACTAAATTGTCCGGACTGATACCTCAACTTTCTCTGATTATGGGACCGTGTGCCGGTGGAGCAGTATATTCCCCGGCGATAACTGATTTTATAGTCATGGTAGACAAGACTTCATATATGTTCGTCACCGGACCCAATGTTGTAAAGACAGTGACAAACGAAGTGGTCACCAGCGATGACCTCGGTGGAGCACAAACGCATGCAGTCAAGTCAGGCATCAGTCATTTGATAGCAGCCAATGATGTAGAGGCTATCAATAAAATAAAACTTCTTTTGACTTATCTGCCTGCCAGCTATATGGAGACCGCCCCACATTACCCCTATATACTTGGTGACGAATATCGCATGGTTTTAAATTCAATTTTGCCAGGGTCCAGCCAGTCTCCTTATGATGTAAAGGAAATAATCAACAATCTGGTGGATGAAAACTCTTTTTTTGAAATTCAGGAGTTATATGCACCTAACCTGGTCATTGGTTTTGCACTAATTGCAGGTCGATCTGTTGGTTTTGTAGCGAACCAACCTAATGTGCTGGCAGGAGTTTTGGATGTGCATGCTTCTGTCAAAGGAGCCAGGTTTGTGAGATTTTGCGATTCCTTCAATATCCCCTTGATCGTATTGGTGGATGTACCTGGTTTTTTGCCTGGTACAGATCAGGAATGGAATGGTATCATCAGCCAGGGTGCCAAGCTGTTATACGCATTTTGCGAGGCAACGGTACCAAGGATCACCGTGATCACGCGCAAGGCATACGGGGGCGCCTATGATGTCATGAATTCAAAACATATCGGAGCTGACTTCAGTTTTGCCTGGCCTTCCGCTGAAATAGCAGTCATGGGAGCAAAAGGGGCCAGTGAGATTATTTTCAAAAAAGAGATAGAAGCAGCCTCTGATCCTGATGCGAAGGCTAAAGAAAAAGAATATGAATATGCTGAGAAATTTGCCAACCCCTACCGGGCAGCTTCCAGGGGGTATATTGACGCTGTAATCACTCCTGCCGATACCAGGAGAAAACTGATCAGAGCACTTGCTAGTTTGAGAAATAAAAAGATCCAAAGGTCCGATAAAAAGCATGGCAATATTCCACTTTAA